One part of the Dermacentor silvarum isolate Dsil-2018 chromosome 6, BIME_Dsil_1.4, whole genome shotgun sequence genome encodes these proteins:
- the LOC119456724 gene encoding uncharacterized protein LOC119456724: MVAIWDNGDVKEADTGVLSAGSFAPKVEPEQELQTKGEDKSHGERHGHRQRSQRHRQHEPENQQKQQEQLQGQPPDDFKGAPTPLPAENSSGLPTGPWVPLPAGSSTMDMGRLQVLGTAHTVMTSRASGLALLSAITVVMTALIGAAFLASVTAIGSSARRCTSATCDRHRALLAECINASVHPCRDFYGHVCSRWDAAKDGPLAATIHQQFMTKVATRALHLSVPPEGQTIVEKAAGLYQSCARVYLYNVSHATEARDLLVTFGVHWPQFSNASRLLPIFLSMSAGWSWASVLEFVATRRGHITVRPSLFYASLLRQRQLMLEGEAEQKPYKQYYDAMVATFQKDANETLSYDQLIELEKKIVPDLTATLSVPYSNPVENITLATAANLSSDVVPVSEWEKQLGAAFNAPELGPFTFTIEYYEFFEHFFKLVSSQNENVMAYYVGWAVAQALSLLASRQLTALYFLGDTWAGRGHMLFCADVAHRYVGVALLVEHLRHEVTEDVLTDVLSVESATQAIFRERLAGSTWASVVPKNVLEDEWLEQSLEMVKVNEAETLGDMEQHIPDMGENIFENIRLVTEHRRSAKGNTSALHFVDTVNARISTYDHGRFMLLPVALEMPFYGVDTIPAAKYGILGNEVAYALSSVILDNVRTYDSRLQLTFTRKLVCFFNRQVLLSHIEPHQMQLIKGVMSVRTLLKALVNSSSNGRPTRLHGYEALTDTQMLLIFWCIVHCGSRDGRRLCNGPLAVVEEFAEAFHCEHGAAMQSGRNCAVI, encoded by the exons GACAATGGCGACGTCAAAGAGGCAGACACCGGAGTCCTTTCTGCTGGCTCGTTTGCGCCCAAGGTGGAACCAGAGCAGGAATTGCAG ACCAAGGGAGAGGACAAGAGCCACGGCGAGCGCCACGGGCACCGCCAGCGATCACAGCGCCACCGGCAACACGAGCCCGAGAACCAGCAGAAGCAGCAGGAACAGCTGCAGGGACAGCCGCCGGACGATTTCAAAGGCGCACCGACGCCCTTGCCGGCCGAGAACTCGTCGGGTCTACCTACTGGCCCATGGGTGCCCTTGCCAGCCGGCTCCTCCACCATGGACATGGGTCGCTTGCAGGTATTGGGCACAGCACACACCGTTATGACGAGCCGCGCATCAGGC CTGGCGCTGCTCTCTGCCATCACGGTAGTGATGACGGCGCTAATTGGGGCCGCGTTCCTGGCCTCTGTTACCGCGATCGGGTCATCAGCGCGGCGCTGCACGAGCGCCACCTGCGACCGCCACCGCGCCCTACTCGCCGAGTGCATCAACGCGTCGGTGCATCCGTGCCGAGACTTCTACGGACACGTCTGTTCGCGGTGGGACGCCGCGAAGGACGGCCCACTCGCCGCCACCATCCACCAACA GTTCATGACCAAGGTGGCAACGAGAGCACTCCATCTGAGCGTGCCACCGGAAGGGCAGACAATCGTGGAAAAAGCCGCCGGACTGTACCAGTCTTGTGCACGCGTCTACCTTTATAACGTCAGCCACGCGACAGAGGCGCGAGATCTGCTGGTCACCTTCGGGGTCCACTGGCCCCAGTTCAGCAACGCATCGCGCCTTCTACCCATATTCCTCTCGATGTCGGCCGGCTGGAGTTGGGCCAGTGTGCTGGAGTTCGTAGCGACACGCCGAGGGCACATCACCGTGCGACCTTCGTTATTCTATGCGTCGCTGCTGCGACAGAGGCAACTGATGCTTGAGGGCGAAGCCGAACAGAAGCCCTACAAACAATACTACGACGCTATGGTGGCCACCTTCCAAAAAGACGCTAATGAGACGCTCTCCTACGATCAGCTGATTGAGCTAGAGAAGAAAATAGTGCCCGACCTGACCGCCACGCTCTCTGTTCCATACTCTAACCCAGTGGAGAATATCACCTTGGCGACCGCCGCCAACTTGTCATCCGATGTAGTCCCCGTGAGCGAGTGGGAAAAGCAGCTAGGGGCCGCGTTCAACGCTCCCGAACTCGGCCCGTTTACTTTCACCATCGAGTACTACGAATTCTTCGAGCACTTCTTCAAGTTGGTGTCGTCCCAGAACGAGAATGTCATGGCTTACTACGTCGGCTGGGCTGTCGCGCAAGCGCTCTCCCTGCTCGCGAGTCGGCAGCTGACCGCGCTGTACTTCCTGGGCGACACGTGGGCAGGCAGAGGCCACATGCTTTTCTGCGCGGACGTCGCGCACAGATACGTCGGCGTCGCACTGCTCGTGGAACATCTCCGACACGAGGTGACAGAGGACGTGCTCACCGACGTCCTGAGCGTGGAGTCAGCAACGCAGGCGATTTTTCGAGAGCGATTGGCCGGCTCGACGTGGGCCAGCGTGGTGCCGAAGAACGTGCTCGAGGACGAATGGCTGGAGCAGTCTCTGGAAATGGTGAAGGTGAACGAGGCCGAAACGTTAGGTGACATGGAACAGCACATTCCGGACATGGGGGAGAACATCTTCGAGAACATACGGCTGGTCACCGAGCACAGGCGGTCGGCCAAGGGTAATACGAGTGCGCTTCACTTCGTGGACACCGTCAACGCACGCATCTCCACCTATGACCATGGGCGATTCATGTTGCTTCCCGTCGCCCTGGAGATGCCGTTCTACGGCGTCGACACGATTCCAGCGGCGAAGTACGGCATCCTCGGAAACGAAGTGGCGTATGCTTTATCGTCCGTGATCTTGGACAACGTGAGAACGTACGACAGCAGGCTCCAGCTGACCTTCACCCGCAAGCTGGTCTGTTTCTTCAACAGGCAGGTGCTCCTCAGTCACATCGAACCACACCAAATGCAGCTCATCAAGGGGGTGATGTCAGTGCGGACGCTGCTGAAGGCGCTAGTCAATTCGAGCAGCAACGGGAGACCGACCAGGCTTCACGGTTACGAGGCGTTGACGGACACACAGATGCTCCTGATATTCTGGTGCATCGTGCACTGCGGCAGCCGCGACGGAAGGCGCTTGTGCAACGGCCCGCTCGCCGTGGTCGAAGAGTTCGCGGAGGCCTTTCACTGCGAGCATGGTGCAGCGATGCAGAGTGGTAGGAATTGCGCGGTAATTTGA
- the LOC119456725 gene encoding tigger transposable element-derived protein 6-like: protein MNFKGDKCKGGKKSRLRVSVLFCCNSTGTEKLEPLVIGKSAKPRCLKNIVSLPCDYRANKKAWMTRELFTQWLLQLDDTMKKKDRKILLIVDNCSAHILNVRLTNVKLEFMPPNCTSLLQPLDQGIIRCVKTEFRKRLVQRLLINIRLKLPTQVNIRQAAEMLTWSWRNVKASTISNCWRKAGLLKALPTPQDCDCEDTQELNPEVWDELTEKLPVDTAVTFDDYIDSDSAMATSTELTNEDIVNKVLEQDDCSSDEDDADTESTHEEEQSVSSSDVFVFLEKTRLFLGRCKDVPDDIQRKVEDVEAFVLQRVLFTRQKKITDYFNAINCS, encoded by the coding sequence ATGAACTTCAAAGGTGACAAGTGCAAGGGCGGAAAGAAATCGCGTCTCCGCGTATCGGTTCTGTTCTGCTGCAACTCCACTGGCACGGAAAAACTCGAGCCGCTAGTTATTGGAAAGTCTGCCAAGCCGCGCTGCTTGAAAAACATTGTCTCGTTGCCTTGCGACTACAGAGCCAACAAAAAAGCGTGGATGACACGAGAATTGTTCACTCAGTGGCTGCTGCAGCTCGACGACACaatgaagaagaaagacagaaaaattcTCCTCATCGTTGACAATTGCTCGGCGCATATCCTGAACGTGCGATTGACCAATGTAAAGCTTGAATTTATGCCCCCCAATTGCACTTCTTTGCTCCAACCTTTGGACCAGGGCATCATCAGATGCGTGAAGACCGAATTTCGGAAGCGTCTTGTGCAGCGCCTCCTGATCAATATTCGACTGAAGCTACCCACACAGGTAAACATACGCCAAGCTGCAGAAATGCTGACATGGTCGTGGCGGAACGTGAAGGCAAGCACGATCAGCAACTGCTGGCGAAAGGCAGGCCTTTTAAAGGCTTTACCTACGCCACAAGACTGTGACTGCGAGGACACACAGGAGCTCAACCCAGAGGTTTGGGATGAGCTTACCGAGAAGCTTCCCGTCGACACCGCGGTGACCTTCGACGATTACATTGACAGCGACAGCGCGATGGCTACATCCACGGAGCTCACCAATGAGGACATCGTGAATAAAGTGCTAGAGCAAGACGATTGCAGTAGTGACGAAGACGATGCCGACACTGAATCAACACACGAAGAAGAACAAAGTGTTTCCAGCTCAGATGTTTTCGTTTTTCTAGAAAAGACGCGATTATTCCTCGGGCGCTGTAAAGATGTCCCCGATGACATTCAGAGGAAGGTCGAGGAtgtagaggcgttcgtcctgcagcgCGTGCTGTTTACTCGGCAGAAGAAGATTACAGACTACTTCAATGCAATAAATTGTAGTTAA